The proteins below come from a single Afipia felis ATCC 53690 genomic window:
- a CDS encoding response regulator transcription factor translates to MTTRIIIGDDHPLVRAGLRTALGSVIENIEVLECHSLDEVLQTLTLHAGEIDLVLWDLNMPGVRGFAGLFMLLAQHPTLPVAIISAKQDPTTIRRAVAYGASGYIPKSLSLPTMAEAVSRILGGEIWIPPNIGGRGAIAEGDLDLANRFARLSGQQMRILSMIVQGRLNKEIAGELNIAEQTVKGHVSTIFRKLGVGSRTQAAVLAERLAIVGEEQ, encoded by the coding sequence ATGACGACACGCATTATCATCGGGGACGACCATCCGCTTGTTCGGGCGGGATTGCGCACCGCTCTCGGAAGCGTCATCGAGAATATCGAGGTGCTGGAGTGTCACTCGCTCGACGAGGTGCTGCAAACACTGACGCTGCATGCGGGCGAAATCGACCTCGTGCTATGGGATCTGAACATGCCAGGTGTGCGAGGCTTCGCCGGCCTGTTCATGCTGCTGGCGCAACATCCGACGCTGCCGGTCGCCATCATTTCAGCCAAGCAGGATCCGACGACGATCCGCCGAGCGGTCGCATATGGCGCGTCGGGCTATATCCCGAAATCACTGAGCTTACCGACGATGGCGGAAGCCGTATCCCGCATATTGGGTGGCGAAATATGGATTCCTCCGAACATCGGTGGGCGTGGCGCGATTGCGGAGGGCGATCTCGATCTTGCAAATCGATTCGCGCGGTTATCCGGCCAGCAAATGCGCATCCTGTCGATGATCGTTCAGGGACGTTTGAACAAGGAAATTGCCGGCGAACTGAATATCGCGGAGCAGACCGTCAAGGGGCACGTCTCCACGATTTTCAGGAAGCTGGGCGTCGGTTCCCGGACGCAGGCTGCAGTTCTCGCGGAACGGCTTGCGATTGTTGGAGAGGAGCAATAG
- the pdeM gene encoding ligase-associated DNA damage response endonuclease PdeM, producing the protein MTIASATSAALHVVRVAGIDMIADLSGALFWVDERLLVVSDLHLEKGSSFATRRVLLPPYDTAATLAKLQAVIARHDPRTVIALGDSFHDRDAHHRLDASDRATLTQLQARRDWIWIAGNHDPALPRDIGGTVADEVQMGPLTFRHEPTGAYGEIAGHLHPKARVSRRGRSIERRCFASDGERAVMPSFGAYTGGLSIRDEAFRAIFQTSGFIAHLLGDRQVHRITAARCY; encoded by the coding sequence TGCGCGTCGCCGGCATCGACATGATTGCTGATCTTTCTGGTGCGCTGTTCTGGGTCGACGAGCGCCTGCTCGTCGTCTCCGACCTACATCTGGAAAAAGGCTCAAGCTTCGCCACCCGTCGCGTGCTGCTACCACCTTACGACACCGCTGCAACACTGGCGAAACTGCAGGCGGTAATCGCGCGGCACGATCCACGCACGGTGATCGCGCTCGGTGACAGCTTCCACGATCGCGACGCACATCATCGGCTCGATGCGTCCGACCGCGCAACGCTGACGCAATTGCAGGCGCGGCGCGACTGGATCTGGATCGCCGGCAATCATGATCCGGCACTGCCCCGCGATATCGGCGGCACGGTCGCCGATGAAGTCCAAATGGGACCGCTGACCTTCCGTCATGAGCCGACCGGCGCGTATGGTGAAATCGCCGGCCATCTACATCCCAAGGCCCGCGTCAGCCGCCGCGGCCGCTCGATCGAACGGCGCTGTTTCGCCAGCGACGGCGAGCGCGCAGTGATGCCGTCATTCGGCGCCTATACCGGGGGCCTCAGCATCCGCGATGAAGCGTTCCGGGCCATCTTCCAGACCTCCGGCTTCATCGCTCACCTTCTCGGCGACCGTCAGGTTCATCGCATCACCGCTGCTCGGTGTTATTGA